The genomic DNA GATTAGATCATCTTGGTTCCCATTGATGCTCTAGTGTTTCTCTCAGACTTGAGGGAGTACCTGCAGTTCCCACCATCTAAGCCCCTTCTATGCGGCTTCCAATAAGTGTTATTATAGTCATACTCTTAAGTATAGTTATAGTTAGTCTCTCACACCTGACCCTTTtgattaagaaagaaaaaagaattttacaaacaaaattaagtgttttgacttttaaaatcatgtgTTTTTTCTACATTACATTTTCTATGATTTAGTataaaaacgtacttttggtCTACGTACGAAATCGCAGTGTCAAACATACTCTTAAGCAGAAAAAactattataatataaattaaataatcaaattcaTTCGTTCCTACTTTTaagataagtagtaatttaatatgtatCATACCAAGGTCCTAATTTTGAACCAATTTTCATCGTTCACCTCTCATGTTTCAATTAATATTCAACGTGCTGAGATTGGCCTATTAAGGGAGAGTTTGACCTCACACTTAAAggaaagtgttaaaatataaattaaaaattaaattcattcattcttatcaactttttgttttgaattattattaggGGCAAACTGTGACTGAATTCAAGCTGGAGAATAAGCTGTATCCCTTAGCATACGCGGCAGATGTTGTTAACCCAGGCATATCCAATGACCTTGTTGGGTAATTTTTCTCTCCACCTTCTCTCTAGTTTCTGCAAATGCAAAGATggtttgtttatttgaattggATTAATTGTTGCAGACAATGCCTCCCTGGCTCTCTTTCACCTGCAAAGGTAAAAGGAAAGATAGTTTTGTGCATGAGAGGTAATGGAACAAGAGTTGGAAAAGGCCTGGAAGTGCAGAGGGCTGGTGGTGCTGGTTTTATCCTTGGAAATACTCCCGCAAACGGAGCTGAGTTATCTGTTGATCCTCATTTGGTTCCTGCCACTGCTGTAAGTTACAATGATGCCGTCAGAATTATGAATTACATCAACTCTACTGAGAATCCGATGGCGAAAATCATACCGGCAAAGACAGTGCTACATACCAAGCCAGCACCATTCATGGCTGCATTCACAAGTAGAGGTCCAAATGCTATTGACCCTAATATTCTCAAGGTAATAACTCTTTTTTCAAGCATACATTTTAGTTCTCAACACCCCCTATCATCACCACACAATCTACGAACTCGGCACATACCCAACACGAAATTATTGAGTTAAGGTTGAGAGGTCTCacctatttatttaaataggaTAAGTTAAAATCggcctatatagtcttatatcaaTGCCTTCGAACTCGACATGAAACTTTaagactaacaattttttacacaattctCGAACCCCGATACGAACCCAATACAAATTTTTACTTGCAACTATTGGTTTACTTTGCAGCCTGACATCACAGCACCAGGGCTGAATATACTGGCAGCATGGAGCGAGGGAGACCCTCCTACAAAGTTGTCACTAGATCACCGAATTGCCAAGTACAATATTTTATCTGGAACTTCAATGTCTTGCCCTCATGTGGCTGCTGCGGCTGCACTTCTCAAAGCCATACACCCAACTTGGAGCAGTGCCGCAATCAGATCTGCTCTAATGACCACAGGTACTTATATCTCATGAATATcttactacattttttttttatattgagcTGGATAGTGCTACATGTTACACTCCATCATGCCCTCATCCTACGAGGTTGAAGTGATGGTACTGTCCATCagccattgttaaaaaaaaaaatccaataattgaTGATGGCTTACGCGTCAAGCCACCAAATGGGTATGTAGTATTTAGCACTTCGCATTcaaaatataatctttttataccatttcattttgaataatattatatacaacatttttattataCAATGCTGACGCGTAATTCTCTAATTTGGGAACATAAGTGAGGCTAGTGTCGTGTGGTTGAGACAGGCACGTAAGTATtgtgataaaaatatgatttatagCCTTGCTCTTTTAATTTCTTAGGCTCTAGTTATATAATGTATTTGGGTACTGTCAAATGTTGTCATGTTAAAACCATCTTTGCCTGCCATGGCCTAAATTCTCTAATGTTTCACATTTCTACCTTGTGCAGCCGGGTTAACAAACAACATGGGTTTGCCATTGAGCGACGAATCTGGCAATCCAGCCACTCCCTTTGCATATGGCTCCGGCCACTTCCAACCCACAAAAGCGGCGGACCCCGGTCTAGTATACGACGCCACATACACCGACTACCTTCTCTACTTCTGCAGCATTGGGTCAATCAATAATGTTGACCCAACATTCAAGTGTCCAGCAGTGCCACCCTCAGCAATCAACCTCAACTATCCATCCTTGGCAGTCTCCAAACTCAATGGCACAGTCACCGTTACGAGGACAGTCACAAATGTTGGTCACCGCAAGAGTGTGTACTTCTTTATTTCCAGACCACCTTTGGGATTCTCCATAAAGGCCTTCCCAAGCATTTTGATCTTTGATCATGTTGGCCAGAAAAAGAGCTTCACCATCACGGTGAAAGCAAGAGGTCATCGGACGGCCACCAAGGTTGCTGACAAGGATGAGTATGCTTTTGGGTGGTATAGTTGGACCGACGGACCCCATATCGTAAAAAGTTCAATGGCAGTGTCTTTAGCATAAACATGGATAGCTAGCTAGTAAATTCAGTTTGATGGTTCTTAGCCAGGTATAGGAgcatagagaagaagaagaaaaaaaaagggtcttgGAAACGTTTCGTTTTAAGTTTGTCTTGAATTTGTTAGGATTACAAAGAATAATGCATTACTTTTTAGCTTCTTGAAAGCTCATTTTGGAGctaataaatgaaatttgagATTTACGTGGATGAATAATATGACTAAAGGTCCatttgggtttgcaatttttaaaaagtacaattttataatagcaattttaaaatatgcgaTTTAAAAACGTAGCTATGCGTGTGGCAAAATCGTagtttaatctttaaaattgtgcgttttaaAATAGCATCTCATTacctgcaatttgaaaacgcaTATTTTCTACCTTTGCAAAtcacaatttctttaaaatgtAATTCCAAACAATCCATTTTCtgtaatttgatttaaaatcgaaatttttaTCTATGAAATCCCAGTGACAAACGCACCTTAAGAATGTTGCACTGCAAATTCTCAAActgatgaataaaatatatatatatatattctgaattATTCATCAAACGATATTACAGgcaataatattaattgtacatatatcaaacataaagaaaatgagaaaagaaatgagTGGATAAGGGAGAGATCATGTGACCCGGTGGTTGCGAAATAGGATTATCTTTTTGAATGACTAATCCCTCTTATCTCTTAATATTGACACTTTCTTCGGgtattgttttggatttttcttttaggTTGACTGTTTTTTATTAGCATTTGATTACCATGTGCTTGTGTCGAGATTTTTGGGTATGTATATATTATGGTATCTTGAGGATCATGAAGTtgattatgaatttatgatGATGTTTCTGTTGGAATAGTgtcaacttatatatataggcagcTCATGTAGGAACATAGATGTacaccaattttttaattttatttaattagatCATAATacaccaaaagaaaagaacactAAAATCCACCCAATAACCTTACTTCAAGAATATCAAATCTTCTCAACTGATAATTAAAACGATTACAACATGAAAATTTGGAATCTCTCGGGAGCTTAATGCAGGGTAAATAATGAAAGCTCCAATCTCATTTATCGACTATCCATGCCCTTGAAGCTGCATATCAACAAGTTCAACAAAATGTTAATAATCTGAATGACAAAAGGACACTGACAGTACAACTACTTTAGGTCAAGATGAGAAAGGtttgtggtatttttttttttttttttcccctttttatgGGAAAGGAGAATATATACCATTATACCTTGTGTTGTGATTTTCCATTGGTTGTCATAACTGATGGCCCAAAAGAAATACCCACGAAGCCCAAGGGCCTGAGCAAACCCAATCTTTACTGTTATCGACAGAGCATCATCGTACCCAACCCACGTTGTCCCGGTAAAAGAATAGACTGACGCAGTGTCCACATCATATGCAATGGTGGCCTTTGTCCTCTTATTGAATGCCTCCACCTCTGAGAAAAGTAGCACACCTTCATCTCCCGGACCAACACCAATGGCAGGTGCTCCAACCCCATGAAGATTTGGGTCTTTGAGCTTCCATGTTTTCCCATAGAGCGGCAAGCCCATCACCACCTTTTTTCCAGGCACTCCAGCCTTGATCCACGACTTAAGCCCATAGATCGAGCTCAGATTAGTTTTCGGGTCAAACAATGCTGCATGGGCCCCCGTCACCGAAGTATCCCACGATCCATGATAATCATAACACATCACATTGATCCAATCCAAGTTCTCCTTGATTGAAGCTGCCGGGTACGAGCGGCGGCTGCCGTAGGTTAAGAAGTCCGCTGAGTAGTACACGGCGGCAGTGAGCAATAGGGGAGGCCTATTTGTGCTCCTAGCCTCCTCTTGGATTGCATGCCTCCATTCTTTTAGTAAGTGGGCAAAATCATCCATTTCTTTTGGGCTCTCAGGGAACTCCCAATCAAGGTCAAGGCCATCAAACCCATATTTACGAGCAACCTCTATGGTTTCATGTATGAAAGTTCGACGAGAGGAGGCTTTGGAGGCCATGGGAGCAAAAGGGTTGGGATCAATACCACCTCCACCAATAGAGTAAAGAGCCTTCACGTGAGGGTTCTTGTGATGAAGGGTGGTGGTGAAGTTTGAGAGGATTTCAGCCTCTGAATTTGAAATGTCAAACTCAAAGGTAACGTTGTTGGGCACAAGAAAAGCATACAAGATGTGGGTGAGCAATGATGTGTTTATGGCTGAAGGTGGGAAATTATGTGAAGCGCCCGAATAATAATAGCCAGCTTTGACGGCCGGAGACGAGGCCATGACCCCGTATCCGGTGGTGATAATGCACAGAGAGTATATAAAAGAAAGGAAGTGCATAAAGTTGAGGCTTACCATAGTTGGAAAGGTCTCCCAACTGGATTCATTATGAAGAGTAATGGAGATGttatatagaaaagaaaaaaaccagcTTCTAGGGGCTTTGACTTTTCTTCCTACAAAGAAAGACAAGTATTTATGAATATGATAGGCATGGATTTTAATAGGAAATAAAAGAGTAAGAGATGACGGAATTGATTATATATACCTTAAAATCGTTAGGTGAAACTTGTTGTCTTTGTTGATGTTTCTGTAAGGACTTCAAATTGATTATACCTCCACCGTCGtcagtcttttattttttgccttggaaaataaaacaaaataaaattaaagcagAAGGGGATTGATATTACTAATGGAGATAACAGCGAGAGGAGACAAGAACAAAATGAGAATGTTTTTACTTTGATTAGTAGAGACAACCTATCTAGTAAGGACGTGTAATTAATTTCCACTTTGTGTTGTAAAAGTGTAATTTATGAATTACTCGAAATTTCCCAGACATAACCAccatatagttttttttttttaaaaaaaaaaaaaaaatgttcttccaatttaattttgaagaaaactttatccttctTCATTCGTGTAGAGTTTTTTGTCTTTCAAAATCGTAGACCCCGTTAGACATCACCTAATATCAATTCCAAATATCATATATGTGAGGTATAAATAGATTTTATAATGGGCCTCATGGTTTATTACCACAAATAAATGTAGattatattcattaaaaaaagttatataattaattaagattaaagaaaataatgtaaataaaggacAAATTTTTCATTCAACAGAATTATAAATATCTGCAAGGCAACATAAATATTGCATAATTTCaacattcttgactaatactaGCTAGCTACTTCTTGGCTCATTCAAAGTGAAAAGTAGAAATCAAGCCTATTGTTTTTGACTGACTCTTAGCACAGAATTAGTAGTATTAGGATGAGGGGCAGGGGGAGTGAATCCAAAGTTTTATCCTGCCACTATCCCATTATGCACATGGCAGTACTGCTttattcttagattttttttaaaacaagtaCTCATATAAAGTTAATTAACACTGCCACGTTAGTAAAATGAGACgatgataaaataaaagtgtgatttttaacaatttttttttaaggaaaaataatattatttggtAAACTGCTATTCAACTGTCATACAATTGATATGATGTcgcaataaaaatcaatttttcttcttttttttacacgtaTTCATTAAATTGCTGATTTTCATTGCCATATTATCAAATTGTACTTATAACAATctaataaataacattattcttgtaagactaataaaaatataatatataatgttTCTCTTTGTGGGGTTAAATTAATGATTGCACTATATGAAATAATGTATCTAAAAGTGTCTTTAACTTTTAATGGGTGGAATTATTTGGCTGTCCTGTATATATGCTTCGTGAAGCATGCCTGGAGAGTGAAATGACATGAGACAAGTACATGGAAGCTGGCACACTAACACGACAATGGACTAAAAACCAAGAGGAAGCTTCCATTAATGCAAAGCCAAGTGAAGCTGCATATTTTAAGGTCCATATATTATACAATGGACAACTAATTATATTGACTGATTACCCTCATTGGCTGATGTGGTGAAATTGTTTAAAAGTCTAATGGTGACAGGCAAAATTGGattaaaaatagtcaaaattttcaacttgCTCATCAATGATTGTTGCTTTGTACGGAATCCCTAATTCCAGTTTAGATTAACCAAGATGTCTGTGTTGGAAATTTGACAGAAGTTTTGTTTAGCTCATAATATATACTTTGATACACCTGAATTTCTGTCATTGAATTTCTGGCCAGATGGGAGTGGCCGGGCCACCTCCaatggccacccccttggtgcccaaaggggtggccaaaaccactccTAATGGTGGTTTGGGTGGCCGAGCCACTCTCAAATGGCCAAgccaccctaattttttttttgaattttttttaaaaataaaaataaaaaatttaattaggtggccacaTCATCATTGATGACATGGTCACTTATGCCAGGTGtagaattttaattggtccacatgtcagtGATGTGaactttcgttaagtcaactaatggtcaatGGATGGAATGAtcaatttagtttttatcaaaactacaggtACTTTCtgtaatataaattaaaacttagaaaaaaaaaataaagtatccAAACCCTAAAgggtttttaatatttaacctAAATTATAAAGCGAAGAAGACAAGGTGCATGCCCTTCTAACatgcgtgagagagagagagaaaatgcaGCGTGCAAAACGAGAccaataaatcattttttatatttaattatttttttaattaattttatttttttattattaaaaaaaaaatgcctccATCAGTCAACATTGTGGCTTTGTCGCTGATTGTAATTATGACTcgtagggtctgtttgggatatttgaagagcttaaaaaaaattttaacattcaaaaaaatttgtttgaaaaaaaggtactcgtttgataaaaaaattaaaaatatttttaaaggttcaaaaaatcgaaaattgcccaaaaaaaatacttttgacaaaagtttaaaatgcaACTTTTTGTCAAAAtctatttttgacttaaaacttcaatttttcaaatcgcaattccaaatagaTTTTTAGTAGTGAGTTATGGTGACACGGTGAAGTGATGATCCTATACAACGCATATCCCCTATTACTTACTAGCCTCAGAATGGCTAATGGACCAAAGCAAATCCTTCATGGACTCAAATGCTATGGGCCttgtttttttgtcaaatgGGCCTCTCATAGTTGGGTACACCAAAGTCTAATAGTGCGGAAAAGTAATGGAACGATCATTATCCTTATAAAATGATCATGTTTATTGTGGGAATTCAGCAATTATCAAATTATGCTTTTACCACAcaaaagaagaagctaattGGGGAAAGAAAACCTTTTGGTGGTGTCCATGAAAATCCACTAAGTTCCATCATATAACAAAAGAGAGATATCTCATCATCATAGATGGCATTAGAGGAATATCTCATTATCATCTAAGAAAGTTGGAATATTTTAGAATATTCGATCTCTACTATAttatagaaaaatgttattttgtattcttctaaTATACTCAATTAACGTGGCATACTCAATTCACATTTAGATAAATGGCGTGCTTAAGGATGGATTAGGCATACCTTGTTGGCTGATGTTATGTAAAAACGATCACAATTACAGTCAATAAGGCAAGAATACACACAATTAGACTTAGAGAAATAGATCTCCAAAACCCACAAGGACTTGTAAAACTAGTGAGACCTGAACATAATGATGAGTTAAAATGTCACACATACAAAatagcttttttattattattatattaggtttttatttagtttttttgtaggttaataagagagggttgcacattttttataaacatgtctatttcttataaacatgaTCAAGATCTTATCCACATGCAATACGAAACTATTTCTTAACACATATGACATATAGATGGCATTGAAGAGACTCCACTCCACTCCATCCATCTATGAAAATCTTTTAAGATTTGTAAACTCATTCTAGATATGAAAACTTCAACAAAGCCGGCCCACAGCTTTTACCTAACAAAATTTAAGGTATTCTTATTCAACTTACATTATCTCTTCCTGTT from Corylus avellana chromosome ca6, CavTom2PMs-1.0 includes the following:
- the LOC132184992 gene encoding class V chitinase CHIT5b-like translates to MVSLNFMHFLSFIYSLCIITTGYGVMASSPAVKAGYYYSGASHNFPPSAINTSLLTHILYAFLVPNNVTFEFDISNSEAEILSNFTTTLHHKNPHVKALYSIGGGGIDPNPFAPMASKASSRRTFIHETIEVARKYGFDGLDLDWEFPESPKEMDDFAHLLKEWRHAIQEEARSTNRPPLLLTAAVYYSADFLTYGSRRSYPAASIKENLDWINVMCYDYHGSWDTSVTGAHAALFDPKTNLSSIYGLKSWIKAGVPGKKVVMGLPLYGKTWKLKDPNLHGVGAPAIGVGPGDEGVLLFSEVEAFNKRTKATIAYDVDTASVYSFTGTTWVGYDDALSITVKIGFAQALGLRGYFFWAISYDNQWKITTQASRAWIVDK
- the LOC132184439 gene encoding subtilisin-like protease SBT5.6, whose amino-acid sequence is MKRFSISFVLLFLIPLLASCEKQVYIVYFGGHNVEKALHEIQDTHHSYLLSVKATEDEARASLLYSYKHSINGFAALLTPEEASKLSELEEVIAVTRSDPKKYSLHTTRSWEFIGLAGEEGDEKHWRRGGELWSKARYGNDVIVGLLDSGVWPESKSFSDEGMGPVPKSWKGICQTGVAFNSSHCNRKLIGARYYLKGYETNIGPLNATEDYQSARDKDGHGTHTASTVGGRWVPNTSAIGGFAHGTASGGAPLVRLAIYKVCWAIPGQEKAGGNTCFEEDMLAAIDDAIADGVDVLSISIGTTKPYPFINDGIAIGALHASKKNIVVACSAGNSGPAPSTLSNLAPWMITVGASSVDREFVSPVVLGNHLKIEGQTVTEFKLENKLYPLAYAADVVNPGISNDLVGQCLPGSLSPAKVKGKIVLCMRGNGTRVGKGLEVQRAGGAGFILGNTPANGAELSVDPHLVPATAVSYNDAVRIMNYINSTENPMAKIIPAKTVLHTKPAPFMAAFTSRGPNAIDPNILKPDITAPGLNILAAWSEGDPPTKLSLDHRIAKYNILSGTSMSCPHVAAAAALLKAIHPTWSSAAIRSALMTTAGLTNNMGLPLSDESGNPATPFAYGSGHFQPTKAADPGLVYDATYTDYLLYFCSIGSINNVDPTFKCPAVPPSAINLNYPSLAVSKLNGTVTVTRTVTNVGHRKSVYFFISRPPLGFSIKAFPSILIFDHVGQKKSFTITVKARGHRTATKVADKDEYAFGWYSWTDGPHIVKSSMAVSLA